From the Sphingomonas aliaeris genome, one window contains:
- the infC gene encoding translation initiation factor IF-3, giving the protein MNRQAPPMNGPRFNEFIQSPKVRVIDGDGENLGVMYTREAMEQAREVGLDLVEVSPNADPPVAKFLDVGKFKYEAQKKANLARKSQKTQEIKEIKMRPNIDDHDYDTKMKKVAEFIGDGDKVKITLRFRGRELSHGQLGMILLQRVQADVAETAKVEAYPRMEGRQMLMVLAPK; this is encoded by the coding sequence ATGAACCGGCAGGCGCCGCCGATGAACGGCCCTCGCTTCAATGAATTCATCCAGTCGCCCAAAGTCCGCGTAATCGACGGGGACGGCGAAAATCTCGGCGTGATGTACACGCGCGAGGCTATGGAGCAGGCGCGCGAGGTCGGTCTCGACCTGGTCGAAGTGTCGCCCAACGCCGATCCGCCGGTCGCCAAGTTCCTCGATGTCGGCAAGTTCAAGTACGAGGCGCAGAAGAAGGCCAACCTCGCTCGCAAGAGCCAGAAGACGCAGGAGATCAAGGAGATCAAAATGCGTCCGAACATCGACGACCACGATTACGACACCAAGATGAAGAAGGTCGCCGAATTCATCGGTGACGGTGACAAGGTCAAGATCACGCTGCGGTTCCGCGGCCGCGAATTGTCGCACGGTCAGCTCGGCATGATTCTGCTCCAGCGCGTTCAGGCGGACGTCGCCGAAACGGCCAAGGTCGAAGCCTATCCGCGTATGGAAGGCCGTCAGATGCTGATGGTTCTCGCGCCCAAATAA
- a CDS encoding LD-carboxypeptidase → MKIGIVAPAKAITQQIAARATAFTAIAYPDVDLVFHPQCFATDGGHFAGSDAMRAAAFLEFANDAAFGALWFARGGYGSNRILEAVIPNLGPAAAAKSWVGYSDMGFLLGALYARRIGRPAHGPMVSDIQRSGGDATVTRALGWILGRDPRGLEPSIGKHPAAAFNLSILAALIGSQWLPDLTDHVLMIEEVSEPLYAVDRMLFTMANAMQLKGIAGVRLGRVSDIQPNDPPWGEALEAMIVRWCAEMKVPYLGRADIGHDAANKVVPFGHV, encoded by the coding sequence ATGAAGATCGGTATCGTAGCTCCGGCCAAGGCGATCACGCAGCAGATCGCCGCTCGCGCCACCGCCTTCACCGCGATCGCCTATCCCGACGTCGATCTCGTCTTCCACCCGCAATGCTTCGCGACCGATGGCGGGCACTTCGCCGGGTCTGACGCGATGCGCGCCGCCGCATTCCTGGAATTCGCCAATGATGCTGCGTTCGGTGCGCTGTGGTTCGCGCGCGGCGGCTATGGATCGAACCGGATCCTCGAGGCGGTGATCCCCAATCTCGGCCCGGCCGCTGCCGCGAAAAGCTGGGTCGGCTATTCCGACATGGGGTTCCTGCTCGGCGCGCTCTACGCGCGGCGCATCGGCCGGCCGGCGCACGGCCCGATGGTCTCCGACATTCAACGGAGTGGCGGCGACGCGACGGTCACGCGCGCGCTCGGCTGGATACTGGGCCGCGATCCGCGCGGGCTGGAACCCAGTATCGGCAAGCACCCTGCCGCCGCCTTCAACCTGTCGATCCTCGCGGCGCTGATCGGATCGCAATGGCTGCCCGACCTGACCGATCACGTTCTGATGATCGAGGAGGTTTCCGAACCGCTCTATGCCGTCGATCGCATGCTGTTCACGATGGCGAATGCGATGCAGCTCAAAGGGATAGCCGGCGTTCGGCTCGGCCGCGTCAGCGATATCCAGCCCAACGATCCGCCATGGGGCGAGGCGCTGGAGGCGATGATCGTCCGCTGGTGCGCGGAAATGAAAGTCCCGTATCTGGGTCGCGCCGATATCGGGCATGACGCCGCGAACAAAGTCGTCCCGTTCGGCCATGTCTGA